One Mycobacterium marseillense DNA window includes the following coding sequences:
- the mutA gene encoding methylmalonyl-CoA mutase small subunit — MSIDVPELAGLEQVRGRWRSAVAGVLAKSTRKDPEQLGDAPERLLETPTYDGVAIRALYTALDELPEPPLPGEWPYVRGGDALRDVKTGWRVAEAFPATPVPGVAAKDVNSAVLDALGNGASALVLRIGESGVAPEQLADTLQGVYLSMAPLILEAGADYAAAGDVALALADEVEPEQRATVSIDLGGDPLTAALSDRAAPKIDDVVTVAKRAAEHTGVRAITVDGPAFHNLGANATWELAAGVAAAVSYLRLLTEAGMPIGQALRQISFRFAADDDQFMTIAKFRAARNLWARVAEVVGEPDAGAAVIHAETSLPMMTQRDPWVNMLRCTLAAFGAGVGGADSLLVFPFDVAIDGGFPDIATSFARRIARNTQLLLLEESHVGRVLDPAGGSWFVEDLTARLAEQAWQHFQAIEAHGGFTEAVDFIAGQIGEIAARRSDDIAHRRTAITGVNEFPNLTEPPLPQSDSSYSPLAAGKLVRYAAEFEALRDRSDAFVARTGSRPQALLLPLGPLAENNIRATFASNLLASGGIEAVNPGTVDAAGVAAAVAEAGTPTVAVICGTDRRYGDEASGVVEAARGAGISRVYLAGPEKAVADAEHQPDQFLTAKINAVEALSDLLTRLGA, encoded by the coding sequence GTGTCCATTGATGTACCCGAGCTCGCCGGCCTAGAACAGGTTCGCGGGCGTTGGCGCAGTGCGGTCGCCGGAGTGCTGGCCAAGAGCACCCGGAAGGACCCCGAGCAGTTGGGGGACGCGCCCGAGCGGCTGCTGGAAACCCCGACGTACGACGGGGTCGCGATTCGCGCGCTCTACACCGCGCTCGACGAGTTGCCCGAACCGCCGCTCCCGGGTGAGTGGCCTTATGTGCGCGGCGGCGACGCGCTGCGCGACGTCAAGACCGGCTGGCGGGTCGCCGAGGCATTCCCGGCCACCCCGGTGCCGGGCGTCGCGGCAAAGGACGTCAACTCCGCTGTGCTCGACGCGCTGGGCAACGGGGCCAGTGCCCTGGTGCTGCGCATCGGGGAGTCCGGCGTGGCGCCCGAGCAGCTGGCCGACACGCTGCAGGGTGTCTACCTGAGCATGGCGCCGCTGATCCTGGAAGCCGGCGCCGACTACGCGGCGGCCGGCGACGTCGCGCTGGCACTGGCCGACGAGGTGGAACCCGAGCAGCGCGCCACCGTGTCGATCGACCTCGGCGGCGACCCGCTGACCGCGGCGCTCAGTGACCGTGCCGCCCCGAAGATCGACGACGTGGTCACCGTCGCCAAGCGGGCCGCCGAGCACACCGGCGTGCGGGCGATCACCGTTGACGGGCCCGCGTTCCACAATCTCGGCGCCAACGCGACGTGGGAGCTGGCCGCCGGTGTCGCGGCCGCGGTGAGTTACCTGCGGCTGCTCACCGAGGCGGGGATGCCCATCGGCCAGGCGTTGCGGCAGATCAGCTTCCGGTTCGCCGCCGACGACGACCAGTTCATGACGATCGCCAAGTTCCGCGCGGCGCGCAATTTGTGGGCGCGAGTCGCCGAGGTCGTCGGCGAGCCGGATGCCGGTGCTGCCGTCATCCACGCCGAGACCTCGCTGCCGATGATGACCCAGCGCGACCCCTGGGTGAACATGCTGCGCTGCACCCTGGCCGCCTTCGGCGCCGGCGTCGGCGGCGCCGACTCGCTGCTGGTCTTCCCGTTCGATGTGGCGATCGACGGCGGATTTCCGGACATCGCAACGAGTTTCGCGCGCCGCATCGCACGCAACACCCAGCTGCTGTTGCTCGAGGAGTCACACGTGGGCCGCGTGCTTGACCCGGCCGGCGGGTCGTGGTTCGTGGAGGACCTCACCGCCCGGCTGGCCGAGCAGGCCTGGCAGCATTTCCAGGCCATCGAGGCGCACGGCGGATTCACCGAGGCCGTCGACTTCATCGCCGGTCAGATCGGCGAGATCGCGGCCCGTCGCAGCGACGACATCGCGCACCGACGCACGGCGATCACGGGCGTCAACGAATTCCCGAACCTCACCGAACCACCGCTGCCGCAAAGCGACTCGTCGTATTCGCCGCTGGCGGCCGGGAAGCTGGTGCGGTACGCGGCGGAGTTCGAAGCCCTGCGTGACCGCTCCGACGCCTTCGTGGCCCGCACCGGCTCGCGGCCCCAGGCGCTGTTGCTGCCCCTGGGTCCGTTGGCCGAGAACAACATTCGGGCGACGTTCGCCTCGAACCTGTTGGCCTCCGGCGGCATCGAGGCGGTCAACCCCGGAACCGTCGACGCCGCCGGTGTCGCGGCGGCCGTGGCCGAGGCAGGGACGCCGACGGTGGCGGTTATCTGCGGCACCGACAGGCGTTACGGGGACGAGGCGTCCGGCGTCGTGGAGGCGGCGCGCGGCGCCGGGATTTCCCGGGTGTATCTGGCCGGTCCCGAGAAGGCCGTGGCCGACGCCGAGCACCAACCGGACCAATTCCTGACCGCGAAAATCAATGCGGTCGAAGCACTGTCGGATCTGCTCACGAGGCTGGGGGCGTAG
- a CDS encoding TVP38/TMEM64 family protein, with the protein MPASATSKITATLRDLGCAIRAAGRSVSRSRIVWTVVGITAFLVLASLLPLPSPVQMRDWAQSLGPWFPLAFLVAHIVVTVVPIPRTAFTLAAGLLFGPLLGVAIAVVASTASAMIALLLVRAAGWRLNRLVRHRSIDTVEERLRRRGWLAIVSLRLIPAVPFSALNYAAGASSVRVLPYALATLAGLLPGTTAVVVLGDALAGHPSSLLYLVSAVTSALGLAGLIIEVRHFRRHHRRAHRHLDDELSPEPAAVS; encoded by the coding sequence GTGCCGGCTTCCGCCACCAGCAAAATCACCGCGACGCTTCGCGATCTCGGCTGCGCCATCCGCGCGGCCGGGCGCAGCGTCTCTCGGTCGCGGATCGTCTGGACAGTGGTGGGCATCACAGCGTTTCTGGTTCTGGCGTCGTTGCTTCCGCTGCCCTCACCGGTGCAGATGCGCGACTGGGCCCAGTCACTCGGGCCGTGGTTCCCGCTAGCGTTTCTGGTCGCGCACATCGTCGTGACGGTGGTGCCCATCCCGCGCACCGCGTTCACGCTGGCGGCCGGGTTGCTCTTCGGCCCGCTGCTGGGCGTTGCCATCGCGGTGGTCGCCAGCACGGCAAGCGCGATGATCGCCTTGCTGCTGGTGCGTGCGGCCGGGTGGCGATTGAACCGCTTGGTGCGCCACCGATCGATCGACACGGTGGAGGAGCGGCTGCGGCGACGGGGCTGGCTGGCCATCGTGTCGCTGCGATTGATTCCTGCGGTGCCGTTCTCGGCGCTCAACTACGCCGCCGGCGCGTCGAGCGTGCGGGTACTGCCCTACGCGTTGGCGACGCTGGCCGGACTGTTGCCCGGTACCACCGCCGTTGTCGTCCTGGGCGACGCGCTGGCCGGTCATCCCAGCTCGCTGCTGTATCTGGTGTCGGCGGTCACCAGCGCGCTGGGCCTGGCGGGCTTGATCATCGAGGTCCGCCACTTCCGTCGGCACCACCGCCGTGCACACCGTCACCTCGACGACGAGCTCTCCCCCGAGCCGGCCGCCGTCAGCTGA